The Thermanaeromonas sp. C210 genome segment GCCCACCAGGGGAGAAGTGCTGGGGATGGAGATTTCGTGAATTTTTTGCAGGCGCATACTGGCTCTAAAGGTATAATCCAGCAGCTCCTCCAGCAAGCGGTTGATCTCTGTTTCCAATTTGCTCTTTTCCCGCAAAAGGACGGATAACCTCTCCTGGATCTCCTGGAGGGCATGGTGTTCTCCAACCCGGGCCAGGTAGGCTTTGGCTGCTTCCCTGGACTTTACAACTACTCCAACGCCGGCTATAACCTGGACTACGCCCATTTCTTCCAGCAACGATACAGCCCGGCGGATGGTTTCCGGCGACACGCTGTACCTTCCGGCTAAAGAGGACCGGCCCAGTACTTTTTCCCCTTCTTTGTATTCCCCCCTGGCAATACGGGCTGCCAAATCGCTAGCAATGGCTACGTAACGCGCAGAAGATGTCCAGCCTTGCCCCTGTTCCATAACCCTTGTCTCCTTTTCTTGGTGCAAGCATATTTCTTCCAAACATGGCTAACCACAATTATACTCTATTATCTACAAAACACAACGTTTAACAGAGCAGACCGGACAAAATCTCTTCGCCCACACCACCCGGCGGGAACTAACCGTTACCATGGAGTCCAGCGTCCTACCAACCGGTCCAGCTCGGGCTGGGGATAAAACTCTTTAAAGATGCGATAATAATAAAGTTCTTCCTTGGAATGGAGGGTAACTCCCGAAGTGACCCGGCCCTCGGCAGCAAACTCCTCGTCGGATATCTTACCGGCGGCCATCTCGGCCATTAACTCCGCCGACCCAGCGCCTTGGCTGAATTCGTCTTTGCGCCGGTCAACTATCTCTGGAGGTAACTCGGCCCTGAAGGCCTCCCGCAAAATCCACTTTTCTACCCCATCCCGGCTGATCTTCCATTCCACCGGCAAAGAAGCTGCCAGCTCTACCACCTTATAGTCCATAAAAGGTAAAATACTGGTTAGGCCATAGGCCGACGTCATGCGGTCCGCCCGCTGCAGTCCCATAGTGTGGGCGCTTTCCAGCAATCTTTTCATTTCTTGCTGCTGCTCCTGTCGGGTTTTGTTCTTTAAATAATGATAACCGCCAAAGAGTTCATCACCGCCTTCTCCCATGAGCACATAATCCAGTCCGTGCTGCCTTGCCAAGCGGGCGGCCAGGTAATTGGGTACTGCACTTCGTACTAGGGACCAATCGAAGGACTCGAGGTGGTAAATTACCCTGGGAAGAACATCTTCTACTTCTTTCCTGCCGTAAACATACTCGTGATGCTCCAGCCCAAGATTCTGGGCCATCAACCTCGCATATTCCAGGTCCAAGCTTCCCTCGTAACCGACGGCAATGCTCCGGATATCCGCACCCAAGCTCCGGGCTACAGCGGCTACAATGCTGCTGTCGAGGCCACCGCTGAGTAAAATACCGACTTTGCCCTTGGCAGGCAAACATCTAGCTACGGCTTCTCTTAGAACATCACGCAGGCGGGAACAGGCTTCCTGCCAAGAAAACGGTGTAGCCGCATTTCCTTCTTCACCTTCTTCAGGGTTAAAACGTACCAGGCCTTCCCGCGGGTGAAAATAGTGGCCGGGAGGGAAAACTCCTATCCCCTCGCACCTGTTGATCAGAGCTTTTATCTCGGAGGCGAAGTATAAGGCCTGGCCTTTCCGCCCCCAATAAAGGGGCTTTATGCCGAACCGGTCCCTGGCCACAAGGAATTCCCGGGTCGGCAAATCCATACAAAGGGCGAACATCCCCCTTAACCGGCAGGAAAACCGGGGGCCCTCCCCTCGGTACAGGGTGAGAAGTTCCTGGGCCCTTAATCGGCGGTCAAAGGAACCCCCGTTATCACAACACGATAATAGTCCATCCAGCGCGATTATCGCGTCCCCTGCAGCATAAAAATTATCTTCTTCACCGCTATGACCAGTAGACGCATAACCTACTGCCCTCGGGGGAAATTCTGAATTCCCCACGCGCTGCCCGGCAGGTCCCCGGTGTTTTATGGCCGCTAACATTTCTAAAGCTCTACCCGCACCGCATTCTCCGTAAACTGCCACCAGCCCGCTCAAGGGAATCATCCTTCCTTCCCGTAAGTTATTCCTTTAAAAACCGGAGCCATTTCTCCCACCCGAGAATTACAAAAAAAAGGGGCTATCTATTTCTTCCTAATCTCTTTCCTTCGTTAATCACCCGCGCCAGGTCGCTAATGGTCTTAATGCCTAATGCTTCAGCGTCGGCCTTGCGCATCATGATGGTATAAGTGTTATCAAAGGGAGCGTAATCAAGCCAGACCAGGTGGTGCTTGGCAAGGTCTTCCTCCTTCACCCGGTTAAAACATTCTTCGGAATCCGTCAGGGGTTCCTCGTGCCCTAAGTGAACCAACCATGCCGTGCCGGTGTACTCCCAGTAAACATCAATCTCCCCGGTGGTCAGCGCTTTGCGTACAAC includes the following:
- a CDS encoding TrkA C-terminal domain-containing protein → MEQGQGWTSSARYVAIASDLAARIARGEYKEGEKVLGRSSLAGRYSVSPETIRRAVSLLEEMGVVQVIAGVGVVVKSREAAKAYLARVGEHHALQEIQERLSVLLREKSKLETEINRLLEELLDYTFRASMRLQKIHEISIPSTSPLVGKTLASSEFRARTGATVVGIQRDNRIIFSPGAETPICAGDLLIIVAPDEVKERVSSYVAGTLVEDKGFGSFFDPGGTDTCVN
- a CDS encoding asparagine synthase-related protein — translated: MIPLSGLVAVYGECGAGRALEMLAAIKHRGPAGQRVGNSEFPPRAVGYASTGHSGEEDNFYAAGDAIIALDGLLSCCDNGGSFDRRLRAQELLTLYRGEGPRFSCRLRGMFALCMDLPTREFLVARDRFGIKPLYWGRKGQALYFASEIKALINRCEGIGVFPPGHYFHPREGLVRFNPEEGEEGNAATPFSWQEACSRLRDVLREAVARCLPAKGKVGILLSGGLDSSIVAAVARSLGADIRSIAVGYEGSLDLEYARLMAQNLGLEHHEYVYGRKEVEDVLPRVIYHLESFDWSLVRSAVPNYLAARLARQHGLDYVLMGEGGDELFGGYHYLKNKTRQEQQQEMKRLLESAHTMGLQRADRMTSAYGLTSILPFMDYKVVELAASLPVEWKISRDGVEKWILREAFRAELPPEIVDRRKDEFSQGAGSAELMAEMAAGKISDEEFAAEGRVTSGVTLHSKEELYYYRIFKEFYPQPELDRLVGRWTPW